From one Cyanobacteriota bacterium genomic stretch:
- a CDS encoding retroviral-like aspartic protease family protein has product MQKITFKDNKLILLTLFASLIFVASIMTYIRYKNIEDAKILYKQALDSWKLGKKKTAEQYLGAAIKKDKKAEYYYTAYRMLAGQSKIGLAELYVKKALKAAPKNTEYLYKAAQLVAYYNPEEAVGYLKQAQKLKSDDCRFSVLLAQISVEANDVAEAIDELYRCLEHEPANEAAWNNIAVYHLRQKENDKAVEVLNNACQTNPNSAYLWQQKGLIEKQLGKLDEAVISLAKSVELQPYTGMSAVKMIEKITGTKYQGEHAEYFEDMKARVPFKIEGQHIYLQVVIQGKPGWFLLDTGASDSIIYKHFANEEQIKFDKLYYSSYETVAGIIDAPVAYLDITLGAIDLANVKFAMVGKDQVSHIDGIIGQNVLNNFDININYNEYFVTMKLH; this is encoded by the coding sequence ATGCAAAAAATCACTTTTAAAGACAATAAATTAATTCTTCTGACTCTCTTTGCGAGTTTGATTTTTGTCGCTTCGATAATGACTTATATTCGTTACAAGAATATCGAGGATGCCAAGATACTTTATAAACAAGCTCTTGATTCGTGGAAGCTTGGTAAGAAGAAGACAGCTGAACAATATTTGGGAGCCGCAATTAAGAAAGACAAGAAAGCAGAGTATTACTATACTGCTTATCGTATGCTTGCCGGTCAGAGCAAGATTGGTCTTGCAGAGCTTTATGTCAAGAAAGCATTGAAGGCAGCTCCAAAGAATACAGAGTACTTATACAAGGCTGCACAGCTTGTTGCCTATTATAATCCAGAAGAAGCAGTGGGCTATTTGAAGCAAGCACAAAAGCTTAAATCAGATGATTGTCGGTTTTCGGTTTTGCTTGCGCAAATTAGTGTTGAAGCTAATGATGTGGCAGAAGCGATTGATGAATTGTACCGTTGTCTTGAACATGAGCCAGCTAACGAAGCGGCTTGGAATAATATCGCCGTCTATCATTTGAGACAAAAAGAAAATGACAAGGCTGTCGAGGTTTTGAACAATGCTTGCCAGACCAATCCGAATTCTGCTTATCTCTGGCAACAAAAGGGTTTGATTGAAAAGCAACTAGGCAAGCTTGATGAAGCTGTGATTTCTTTAGCCAAGAGTGTTGAATTGCAGCCATATACTGGGATGTCTGCTGTCAAGATGATAGAAAAAATCACCGGTACTAAATATCAAGGTGAGCATGCTGAATATTTTGAAGATATGAAAGCACGTGTGCCGTTTAAGATAGAAGGGCAACATATTTATTTGCAAGTGGTAATTCAAGGCAAGCCTGGCTGGTTCTTGTTAGATACTGGTGCTAGTGATTCAATCATATACAAGCATTTTGCTAATGAAGAGCAAATCAAATTTGACAAGCTTTATTATAGTAGCTACGAAACAGTTGCTGGTATCATTGATGCCCCGGTAGCATACCTCGATATCACCCTTGGAGCGATTGACCTAGCGAATGTCAAGTTTGCCATGGTTGGGAAAGATCAAGTCTCGCATATTGATGGAATTATTGGACAAAATGTCCTTAACAACTTTGATATTAATATCAATTACAATGAATATTTTGTGACTATGAAGTTGCATTAG
- a CDS encoding TonB C-terminal domain-containing protein: MKKQVYSFVLILGLMPSLILAKSPDPLVAALEAQVRDRLDLNLQEWQYHKYPDFNFTVDTEGELVGLESVKASRDYNTRVCKSTIKDMQPFASEFRDHEFTIECKPEFELSKKEQKTALKYQEQYAAEIGKQIFLRAKGSSFEELEAKLLALELKLAPSGKLLSVTTTSSSGFAEIDSAFIEATQTIDAFPKPDLNQYRLKAGKNPKSATLDLYFLLGKDHKGIRPEDAIATGAALGSIGISTVSIIQNIMLLAR, from the coding sequence ATGAAGAAACAAGTTTATAGTTTTGTACTGATATTGGGACTTATGCCAAGTTTAATTTTGGCCAAAAGCCCAGACCCTCTAGTTGCAGCACTTGAAGCTCAAGTCCGTGATAGATTAGATCTTAATTTACAGGAATGGCAATATCATAAGTATCCAGACTTCAACTTTACTGTTGACACAGAAGGTGAATTAGTTGGATTGGAGAGTGTTAAAGCTTCGCGTGATTATAATACTAGGGTTTGTAAATCAACAATCAAAGATATGCAACCGTTTGCTAGTGAATTTCGTGACCATGAATTTACTATTGAATGTAAACCTGAGTTTGAACTAAGTAAAAAAGAACAAAAAACAGCATTGAAGTATCAAGAACAATATGCTGCAGAAATTGGTAAGCAAATCTTTTTGAGAGCTAAAGGCTCTAGTTTTGAAGAATTGGAGGCAAAGCTACTAGCTTTGGAGCTTAAGCTTGCACCCTCTGGTAAATTATTAAGTGTAACTACAACAAGTAGTTCTGGTTTTGCTGAAATTGATTCAGCTTTTATCGAGGCTACTCAAACGATTGATGCGTTTCCCAAACCAGATCTTAATCAATATCGATTAAAGGCTGGTAAAAATCCAAAGTCTGCAACATTAGATCTATATTTCTTGCTAGGTAAAGATCACAAAGGTATTAGACCAGAGGATGCTATCGCTACTGGGGCTGCTTTGGGATCAATTGGTATATCGACAGTGTCAATCATTCAAAACATCATGTTGCTTGCAAGATAG